The genomic window ACGGAGTTTTTGTCATGTCTAAGATCTGGTTAATCACAGGTAGCGCCCGCGGCCTTGGCCGTCATCTTGCCGAGGCCGTTCTGGCCGGCGGCCATCGTCTGGTCGCCACGGCGCGGCAAACCGACAAACTGCAGGATCTGGTCGATCGCTACGGCGACCGCATCCGCACATTCGCACTCGATGTCACCGACGCATCGGCCGCACAGGCTGCCATTGATGTTGCGGTATCGGCCTTCGGCCGCCTCGATGTACTGGTCAACAACGCCGGCTTCGGCCATATCGCGCCGTTCGAGCAAGCTGCCGCCGAGGATTTCCGCGCGCAGATCGATACCAATTTTTATGGCGTGGTCAATCTCACCCGCGCTGCCTTGCCGGTGATGCGCAAACAGCGTTCCGGCCACATCTTCCAGATCTCTTCGGTGGGCGGCCGCCTCGGCATGCCTGGCCTTAGTGCCTATCAGGCGGCTAAATGGGCGGTAGGCGGCTTTACCGAAGTATTGGCGAAGGAAGCCGCGCCGTTCGGCGTCAAGGTCACGTCGGTGGAGCCGGGTGGCATGCGAACCGGTTGGGGCGAGATCGCCCGCGGCGCCATACCCGATCTGTTGCCCGACTACGAACCGTCGGTCGGCACGATAAGCCGCATGCTTTCCGGGCATATCGGCCAAGAAGCCGGTGACCCCGATAAGGTGGCGCAGGTGCTCCTGCAGCTCGCCGATCACGACGCCACGCCGGAACACCTGCTGCTCGGCAGCGACGCGGTGCATTTCTTTCATCTGGCGGATGAGGCACGCCGCGCCGAAGCCGAACGCTGGCGCGCGGTGAGCCTGTCCACCGACGTCGATAGCGGCGTGACGCTGCCGGAGATCTCATTGGCCAGGGAACCGATGCCATGAGCCGGCCCTGGTCGATCCAGAGCATTCCGCCACAACGCGGGCGCCTCGCCGTGATTACCGGCGCCACCGGCGGCATCGGTTTCGAGGCGGCGCTCGCGCTGGCTGACGCCGGTGCCGACGTGGTGCTGACCGGCCGCGACGATGCCAAGGGAGACGCCGCACTTGAGCGCATCCGCGCACTGCATCCGCAGGCGACGATCCGCTACGCGCATCTGGACCTGGCTAGCCTGGCTTCGGTATCCGCGTTTGCCGACCGATTTGCGCAGGAGCATGACGCACTTGATCTGTTGATCAACAACGGCGGCGTGATGGTACCGCCCAAGCGCTTCACTACGGCCGATGGTTTCGAATTGCAATTCGGCACCAACTATCTGGGCCATTTCGCCTTGACGCATCACCTGCTCCCGCTACTGCGCAAAGGGCGCAAACCACGCGTAGTGAACGTGAGCAGCCTTGCGCACCGTCAGATGGCGGCTATTCATTTCGATGACCTGCAATGGCAACGCCGCTACCATCCCTGGCAGGCCTATGCGCAATCCAAACTGGCCTTGCTGATGTTCGGTCTGACCTTGCAGCGCCGCAGTGACGCCCTGGGTTGGGGACTGATGAGCAATACCTGCCATCCTGGTTATGCGCGCACCGGATTGCAGACGTCCGGACCGAACCTGGGCAAAGACAAGCCACAAAAGTTCGGCAGCTTGCTGGAACCCGTCCTCTCGCAATCCGCCGCCGAGGGCGCATGGCCGACATTGCTTGCCGCCACCTCGCCCGATGCGCGCGGCGCCACCTATTACGGCCCGCAAGGATTGTTCGGGCTGAAAGGTCCTCCGGGCGTGAGCAGCATCGGTAAGCGCGCACGCGACCAGACCGTGGCGGAGCGCTTATGGGAGGTCTCCGAGCAACTGACCGGCGTGCGCTGGCCCGCTGCGCGCGAGGCGGCCTGATCCCATGCGCTTGCGTCTCAGCGGTTGAGACGCAAGCGCCGCAGGATGGAGCCAGCCGGCACAGCCAAGTGGGTCGGCCTTTACGCGACCCCATCAGGCCCCTATGTATGATCGACGAACCGCACCCGCCCAGCCGCGGGCACTCGACGATGCCGCTGCAAGCCTTCCATCCAGCCGTTTCCGCGTGGTTCGACGCCACGTTCCCCGCGCCGACCTCGGCGCAGGAACGCGCGTGGCCGGCGATCAGGGCAGGGCAGCACACGCTGGTGGCGGCGCCGACCGGTTCGGGTAAAACACTTACCGCCTTTCTTGCCGCCATCGATGCGCTGGTGCAGGAAGCCGTCGCACGCGGCGGCACGCTGCCGGACGAAACGCGCGTGGTGTACGTCTCGCCGCTGAAAGCGCTGTCGAACGATATCCACATCAACCTCGAAGCACCGCTGGAAGGCATTCGCGCGCAACTGGCACAACTGGGCCTACCCGACGCGCCCATCCGCACTGCCGTACGCACCGGCGACACGCCGCAGCCCGCGCGCAACCTGATGCGCAAGGTGCCACCGCATATTCTGGTGACGACGCCGGAATCGCTGTATGTGCTGATGGGCTCGCTGTCCGGACGCGAGATGCTCAAAACAGTACGTAGTGTGATCGTCGATGAAATTCATGCCGTCGCTTCAAGCAAACGCGGCGCGCATCTGGCGTTGACACTGGAGCGGCTGGAAGCACTGTGTCAGCGGCCGTTGTTGCGTATTGGTTTGTCGGCGACGCAGAAGCCGATCGAGGAGGTTGCAAAATTTTTGGTAGGGGAGGGCGTCGGGTTGGCTCCTTCTCCCCTTCGGAGTGAGGCGACAACCTCGCGAGAGACCTCCAAACGCGAGCAGCCCTTCATACCCGACCTTTTCGCAAACTCTGCGCCCATACCTAATCCGTCCTACAACGACGCCGTCATTCCCGCGAAGGCAGAGGCGCTTTTCAACAGCGAATGCTGGTCAATCCATCCTGCTTTTACGCGGAAGGAAAACATGGATTCCCGCCTTCGCGGGAATGACGGCCAGGAAGCATTCCATCCTTCGGGTAACCCAAACGCCTGCACCATCATCGACATCGGCCACACCCGCGCACGCGATCTCGCCATCGAAGTACCCCCCGTGCCGCTGGAAGCGGTGATGTCCAACGACACCTGGGAACTGGTCTACAACCAGATCACCCAACTCGTAGAGCAACACCGCACCACGCTGGTATTCGTCAACACGCGCCGCATGGCTGAGCGCGTAGCGCGGCATCTCTCCGAACGCCTGGGTCACGAAGCCGTCGCCGCGCATCACGGCAGCCTGGCGAAGGAACAGCGGCTGGATGCCGAGCAGCGCTTGAAGCGTGGCGAACTGAAAGTGTTGATCGCCACCGCATCATTGGAACTCGGCATCGATATCGGTGACGTGGATCTGGTGTGCCAGCTTTCATCACCGCGCTCTATCGCTGCGTTCCTGCAGCGTGCCGGCCGTTCTGGTCACGCGGTGAACGGCACGCCTAAAGCACGCCTGTTTCCTGCCAGTCGCGATGACCTGATCGAATGTGCGGCCTTGCTCGACTGCGTGCGCCGCGGCGAACTCGATACCCTGGTGCAACCACCGCAACCGCTCGACGTGCTCGCCCAGCAGATCGTGGCCGAAGTAGCCTGTGCCGAATGGGACGAAGATGCGTTGTTCGATCTGGTGCGACGCGCCTACCCGTATCGCACGCTGCCGCGCGAACAGTTCAATGCGATCGTGCGCATGCTGGCCGATGGCTTCACGACGCGACGCGGTGCGCGTGCTGCGTACGTGCATCGCGATGCAGTACATCACGAATTACGTGCGCGGCGCGGCGCGCGACTCACGGCTGTCACTTCCGGCGGCACCATTCCCGATACCGCCGACTATCTCGTCGTGCTGGAACCGCAGGCCACCATCGTCGGCACGGTGAATGAGGATTTCGCCATTGAAAGCATGGCCGGCGATATCTTCCAACTCGGCAACACCAGCTATCGCATCCAACGCGTAGAGCGTGACCGCGTGCGCGTGGAAGATGCGCAAGGCGCGCCGCCCAGCATTCCGTTCTGGCTGGGCGAAGCGCCCGGCCGCAGCAACGAGCTGTCGCTGGGTGTGTCGCGCTTGCGCGAGGAAATCACCACGCGCATCGACGCAGGTGGCGTGCAGGCTGCGTTCGAATGGCTGCGCGATGCGCTAGGACTCAACGAATCCGCGGCACAGCAGATCGTGGAATACCTCGCCAAGGCCAAGGCCGCGCTCGGCGTGCTTCCGACCCAATCCACTCTGGTGTTCGAGCGCTTCTTCGATGAATCCGGCGGCACCCAACTGGTGATTCACACGCCGTGGGGTAGCCGCATCAACCGCGCGTGGGGTCTCGCACTGCGCAAGCGCTTCTGCCGCCAGTTCAACTTCGAACTGCAGGCCGCGGCGACGGAAAACGCCATCGTACTGTCGCTTTCCACCAGCCATAGTTTTCCGCTGGAAGAAGTCGCGCGCTATCTGCACAGCAGCAGTGCCGAGCATGTGTTGATACAAGCCTTGCTCGACGCACCACTGTTCCCCGTGCGCTGGCGCTGGAACGCGGTCACTGCACTCGCGTTGCCGCGCTATGCGGGCGGCAAGAAAGTACCTGCGCAATTGCAACGCATGAAGAGCGAGGATTTGCTCGCCATCGTCTTCCCCGATCAGGTGGCATGCCTTGAGAACATCGTCGGCGAACGGCAGATTCCCGATCACCCACTGGTCAACCAGACCTTGCATGATTGCTTGCGCGAGGCCATGGATATCGATGGCCTGCTGAACATTTTGAAAGGGCTGGAATCCGGCGCGATTACCGTCGTCGCCCGCGACCTCACCGCACCGAGTCCGCTCGCCAGCGAAATTCTCAACGCCGCGCCCTACGCCTTCCTCGACGATGCGCCGCTTGAAGAGCGCCGCACGCGCGCCGTGCAGACGCGTCACTGGAACGGCATCGAAGATACCGATGATCTTGCCAAGCTCGATCCCGAAGCCATTGCTGCGGTACGCGCGGAAGCATGGCCGGAAGTGCGCAGCGCGGATGAGATGCACGAAGCACTGAACGTGCTGGGTTTTGTCACTCGCGAAGAAGCTGAAACGAACACCGGTTGGCTCGACTGGCTGCATAAACTCGCCAAATCACATCGCGCCACGCTCTTTACTCCCTCTCCCCTCCGGGGTACGCGGGGAGAGCACACGGATGTGCTCGGCTTTGAGGAGCGAGGAGAGGGTCGGGGTGAGGGGCCAACCTCGCAAGAAGCTCCAAGCAGACTCCACGCAACTATTGATGTCACGGCAAGCCCCAACCCCTCATCCGACCCTTCGGGCCACCTTCTCCCCGAAGGGGAGAAGGGAAAAGCTGCCTGGATCTGCGCCGAAAAACTCCCGTTGTGGCAAATCATCCATACAGATGCGGCGATGCATCCACCCATCACCGCGCCTGCTGAATACGTCGTACAAAGCTGGACCCGAGAAGATGCCCTGCTCGAGCTGGTCCGCGGCCGCCTCACCGGCCTCGGACCTTGCACGGTTTCCACGTTGGCCGCGTCCATGCAAGTGGATGCAGCGGATATCGATCTTGCGCTGATCCGCCTGCAATCCGAAGGCTACGTCATGCAAGGCCGCTTCACGCCGGAAGCCACCGACACGGAATGGTGTGAACGCCATCTGCTAGCACGCATTCATCGCTACACCATCGGCCGCCTGCGCCGCGAAATCGAACCGGTCAGTCGCCGCGACCTGATGCGCTTCCTGCTGGAATGGCAACACACCACGCCCGGCACCCGCCTCAAAGGTCCGGACGCACTCGGCGCCGTCCTCGCGCAACTCGAAGGCTACGAAGCCGCCGCTGGTGCGTGGGAAAGCGAACTGCTCGGCTCACGCATTGAAGATTATTCCAGCCGCTGGCTGGACGAACTTTGCCGAGCCGGCCGCATCGGCTGGAACCGCCTGCGTAGCGGTGGCGGAAGCGGCGGTCCGGTACGTGCCACACCCATCGTGTTGCTGCCGCGTCGCCAACTCGGCACCTGGACCGCGATAGCCGATCGCAACCAGGAACAGGAACTGCTGCTGTCCTCGCGCGCGCAAGCCGTTGTTGATGCACTCGCTGCACACGGCGCGCTGTTCTTCGACGAACTGCTCGACATCGCACGCCTGCTGCGTACCGAACTGGAAGACGCACTCGGCGAACTCGTCTCCGCGGGGCGCGTCACCGCCGACAGCTTTGCCGGCCTGCGTGCCTTGCTGACGCCTGCAGCTAAGCGCGAATCATCGCGGCATCGCCGTGTGCGCCGACATGCCTTGAGCGACATCGAGGACGCGGGCCGTTGGTCGCTCGTCCGAAAATCTCCTTCGGCGGAAACGACAGCCGACGAAACCATCGAACACATCGCCCGCACCCTGTTGCGCCGCTATGGCGTCGTGTTCTGGAAACTGCTCGAACGCGAAGCCCCCTGGCTTCCGTCCTGGCGCGAACTGCTGCACGTCTACCATCGCCTTGAAGCCCGTGGCGAAATCCGCGGTGGCCGCTTCGTGGAAGGTCTGGTCGGCGAACAATTCGCGTTGCCAGAAGCCATCGGTCAGCTACGCGGCATCCGACAGCGACCTTTCGAACAACAATGCATCTGCCTCAGCGGCAGCGACCCACTCAACCTCGCCGGCACCGTCCTCGCCGGCGACCGTCTACCGGCCCTTGCCGGCACCCGCGTGCTGTATGAAGACGGCATGCCCGTCGCCGCGCTGGTTGCCAACAAACCGCAGTGGTTGATCGACAGCGATCTCGCACAGCAACGCAGATGGTTCAACGCCTTGCTGCGCCGACCTGAGCCAGATGGCACCAGTGATGTGAGCTACGTACATCGCTGATCGCCTTTGCTTTCCATCTGTTCACGATCGCTGCTACCTGGGATGGTCGCGAATGGAGCCCGATACCATCGCCCGCCATTTTCACGCGCTCATCAATGGTCTAACGGACTCAGCACACCCAAGCCGCCGCGATTCAGTACATGGGTATAGATCTGCGTGGTAGTCACATCCTTATGGCCCAGCAACTCCTGGATGGTGCGAATATCGTGACCGGACTCCAATAGATGCGTGGCAAACGAGTGCCGCAACGTGTGACACGTGGCTGGTTTGACGATGGCCGCTCTCATACGCGCCCTTTTGACAGCGCGTTGCAACGATGCCTCATCGATATGATGGCGTCGCCAGGTACCGTCGCGCGGATCTTGCGATAAGCGGGTTGCTGGAAAGACATATTGCCAACCCAACTCACGCGATGCCGAAGGATACTTGCGTGCAAGCGCGTGCGGGAGCCAGACCTCGCCGACTCCCTCCATCAGATCATGCTTGTGGATAAGCCGCACGCGTTCAACCTGCTGACACAGATTCTGGCGCAGGCGCGCCGGCAGTGGCACATGACGATCCTTACCGCCTTTGCCATCACGCACGCAGATTTCATTGCATGCAAAGTCGACATCCTTGACTCGCAAGCGCACACACTCCATCAACCGCAACCCAGACCCGTACAACAGCGATGCCATCAATGCCTGCCGCCCTTCGAGCAGCGCAAGCAGCCGTGTGACCTCATCGCGCGACAGGACAACGGGAACACGTTGCGGACGCTTGGCCCTCACCATGCTTTCCATCCAAGGAAGCTGCATGCCAAGCACCTCACGGTAAAGAAAGAGCAGGGCCGAAAGCGCCTGATTCTGCGTCCCCGCCGCCACTTGGCCTTCTGTAGCCAGCAAGCTGAGAAACCGCTCCACCTCAACCGCTCCCATCTCGCGCGGATGACGTTTGTCGTTGGCGAGAATGAAACGACGTATCCACGCCAAATACGCCCGCTCGGTGCGCAGGCTGTAATGCCTTAACCGCAGACGCGCCCTTACCTGATCCATCAAGCGTGGAGCGCTAATCCCTGCTACACCGGCAACTTCGCCCGCATAACTCATACACCCTCCAAAACGACTGATAACAAAGTCATCCTGCCGCTGCCGAAGAGGGTCTTATGTCCTCTAAACAATTGATTTAAAGAAGGAACCAGCCGCTTGTGGCCGTCAGTCGATTGCCTGCATACTGCTCGCAACACCTCGTTTTTGGGGTCGAATTAGAGTTAGGCCATATGCTGCACAAGATCATCTTGTTTTGGCTTGCAGTCTACGTTGGCTTATTGGCGTTACGGTTTTATTCAACCAGCTCGTTAGCTCGAGCAGCTTTCACGTGGATCGGCCCTGCCCCGAAGTTGAACGAACGTTGGTCATCGTTTCAACTCAGATGGGCTGCCTATTCCTTTGGCTGGCTTTGTCAAATCGCGACGGCTGTGTGCGTAATTGCCTACGTACCCAATTTTTGGCCAACGACCAAAGACACAACTTGGTTCCTGGTCAGTCTATTTGCGCTTGGTATTGGTGGCCTCATAGCGGCGTCGGCCTCCGTGGCCTTTCTATTTAAGTGGCTCAAATCCCGTTATATTGGCCCCAACCCGCAATTTAGATTGCCTACCTCTCGCGAACGAGCGTCAGCTAAATAATAATTTTTAAATAATCATATCGGCGCCTAACAGATCGTCCAAGCGGACGCCTGCGGCGCCGCTTAACTCAGGCGTTAGCGCACAAGGACGGCCCTTATGGATACTGATGAAGAAAAAGCTTTGGCAGACATATTCGAATACGGTTGTCATGTGCTGCATGTTCTTGCCGAGGGCAACCTTCCGCCTTTCACCTACACAGTCGGCGTAGAGCGCACATCTTCCGCCCCAGAAATTGTCGTCATCGGCCTCAAACAGCCCATCGCCCATTCTGTGGTTAACGAATACAACCGGCGTGTTCGGTTGGGCGAGCGATTTAGCCCGGGGCAGTTCGCTTCCGGCTTTGTCGGAGGCTTCGATTGCCAGTTTCGTGAGGTACATCGTTCGCACTATCACGAGTATTTCGGCTGGGACATTTGGTTGTATGGAGGCACAGAATTTCGCGTACTCCAACTCGTCTATCCCACGACCGACGGAATCTGGCCCTGGGATCAAGAGGCAAGTAAGTGGTTTGCGGCTTGGCAGCCTCTTCTAGACATTGAGGCCGCTGCAGTTGCCCGCTAACTACTCATTCAAGCGGACGGGCATAGTGCCCGCCACTTAACTCAGGCGTTAGCCGTCCATGACAGATCATCCCAGCTGCCTTTCCCGTCAAGATCAATTTCCCCATAAGGCCGAAGTCTTAGCCGCAATAAACAATGGTGCTCATGTTCGTCGCGATTCGCGCTCGGCCATCTCCAGCTCATTGGTCGGCACGTATCAAATCCGCCTAAGAATTGCCAAAGATTTAATCTCGTCAGAGCCGCTTACTCAGCATCACAGAAGCGTGGCGCAAGATATGGAGTTCTTGGTCAATCAACTCAACCAATATCCGGACGCACCCATCCGGGTTTGGTACATTCATGGCGAAAGTGGCGACCGTTATATGCTTATGGAAAACGAGCAAACAGAAATGGTCATGGGTTGTTTGGTGGGGCGAGTCTAACTATTCATCCAAGCGGACGCCTCCGGCGCCGCTTAACTCAGGCGTTAGGCCCAATTTTCGCGGAGCATCCCCTATGCCAGAAGTACTGTTCGGTCCGCCGCTGCACATTGACTTGGAAACCAAGAAAGTCACAAAGCTTCCAGGCGTAATGATTGACGCCTCTAACGTTGGTGAGTTATTCGAAGCGTATGAAAAAGCAACAGGCTCCTATCTCGTTCCACACGAACCGCCGAAGTATTTTCGGTACTACAAGAGCCGCGAATCGTCGGACTGGATATTGGTCGACGTTCATATACATCGGAGCGATTTAGACATCTGCATCAAGCAAGAGCTCGATTTTCCGCTCATGCCTGACGATAAAATCGTCATCGGCGCTCTCGCTTGCTGAGGCTCACCGCTGGTAACGGGCTATTCGCGCCTAACAATTCATCCAAGCGGACGCGCTATCCGCGCGCCGCTTAACTCAGGCGTTAGGCACCAAAAACATGATTCACACAATCTGGAATTGGATACAGTTCAACTTTTGGCTTGGCCTGGCCTGCCTTGTTGCGGGCTTTGTCGTAGCGCTTCCTCTTTTGCTAACCAAGTCTTCTCGAAAAAGCTTCTTTCGCTCGTCCTACGACATAGAAACGTTGGGCGCAATTGCGTTGCTCATTGCGATTGTTGTCATCAGCTTGTACAACCATCTTGACCCTAGTGGCGCCTAACAGTTCATCCAAGCGGACGCCTCTGGCGCTGCTTAACTCAGACGTTGGATGGACCTTGCGTGAGCGCCATTGGCAATACCGTCTTCCAAGTGTTGGTCACAAGAAAGATATATCAGTTGTCATAGAGGGCTACATCCAGAGTCTGACGACAAGCGAGCCAGAGAGCTAGGTGAGGGGTTCTGTATGAGCATTGACGAACAAATCAAAGAATATATCGCTACTCAGCCTGAGCCAAAACGCAGCGATATGAAGGAATTGCACCGCATCATTCTGAATGTAATGCCGAAGTGCAGATTGTGGTTCCTGGATGGCAAAGACGATTCAGGTAAAACCGTTTCTAACCCTAATATAGGGTACGGAACTCAGATGATTAAGAATGCCAGCGGAAATGCCAGAGAGTTCTACCAGATTGGCATCAGTGCAAACACAACCGGAATTTCCGTCTACATCCTTGGAATCGAAGACAGGAAATACTTAGCGCAGGCATATGGAAAAGACATCGGTAAGGCAAAAGTAACTGGGTATTGCATTAAATTCAAAGCGCTGAGCGATATAAGGATAGGGGCACTTAAAGCAGCAATACAATATGGCATTGATCAGACAACCATCTAGCATGGCTGCGGAATAGAGTCGCCGCACAAGTGAGTCGACTGAGCTCACTCAGACTCAGATATATCTATGACAATGTAGAGTGGCTTCGGGGTCACTGCACGCACGGATAGATGTAACTGGAGAAATCGAGATCCACCTACTATTCATTCAAGCGGACGCGCCTACCGCGCGCCACCTTACTCAGGCGTTAAGCATCATCAACAGGGAGATTCAATAAATGTCACCTCGGATGTGGTTCACACTAGTACTGCGCTATCTTGGCGCTTCCGAAGTTTTTAATGGCCTAAATAGCTTCGTCACCGCGTACAACGTTCATACAGGCAATTTCTCTGGTGCAGCTACTGCTATGGCGTTTGTAAATCATGGAGTCGCTAGCACCGCTGTTGGTCTTGTTGTCCTTCTCGCTGCCGCACACATTTCAGCGCTCTTAGTGTCTGCACTACCTTCAAAGCAAAAAGAACCTAGTAATGTGGAACCATCGAATGTCTAATATCTTCTCCAAGCGGACGCGCGTATCACGCGCCGCTTTACTCAAGCGATCACATTAAACAGCAAGGAAGCGTCGCATGAATAAACCTCATATTACCTTACGCAAAATTATCGTTGGTGCTGGCAGCGGCTTAGCTGGTGTAATTGTCGGCGGCGCGCTCGTAAGGTTCGCGGCTCCTAAGTTTAACGGCTCTGCGCCTTGGCTACTTCCTGCAATTGTTATCGGCACTCTTACCGTTTTGGTAATGGCTGCTTTAATCGTGCCTACCATCCTTAGCGAACGTCGCCGCGCAAAGCACAAGGATGCGGCATTGCGCTAACATTTCGTCTAATTGAGCGCGCTAACCGCGCGCCACTTAACTTAGGCGTTAGGTGGCAAAGGAAGTTTCGATATGACCACTCCATTTTCTGGTGGGTGCACATGTGGGGCAATTCGTTACGTGTGCTCACGCACGCCCGTCGCGATGCTCAATTGCCACTGCCTGGA from Dyella caseinilytica includes these protein-coding regions:
- a CDS encoding SDR family NAD(P)-dependent oxidoreductase, translating into MSKIWLITGSARGLGRHLAEAVLAGGHRLVATARQTDKLQDLVDRYGDRIRTFALDVTDASAAQAAIDVAVSAFGRLDVLVNNAGFGHIAPFEQAAAEDFRAQIDTNFYGVVNLTRAALPVMRKQRSGHIFQISSVGGRLGMPGLSAYQAAKWAVGGFTEVLAKEAAPFGVKVTSVEPGGMRTGWGEIARGAIPDLLPDYEPSVGTISRMLSGHIGQEAGDPDKVAQVLLQLADHDATPEHLLLGSDAVHFFHLADEARRAEAERWRAVSLSTDVDSGVTLPEISLAREPMP
- a CDS encoding SDR family oxidoreductase → MSRPWSIQSIPPQRGRLAVITGATGGIGFEAALALADAGADVVLTGRDDAKGDAALERIRALHPQATIRYAHLDLASLASVSAFADRFAQEHDALDLLINNGGVMVPPKRFTTADGFELQFGTNYLGHFALTHHLLPLLRKGRKPRVVNVSSLAHRQMAAIHFDDLQWQRRYHPWQAYAQSKLALLMFGLTLQRRSDALGWGLMSNTCHPGYARTGLQTSGPNLGKDKPQKFGSLLEPVLSQSAAEGAWPTLLAATSPDARGATYYGPQGLFGLKGPPGVSSIGKRARDQTVAERLWEVSEQLTGVRWPAAREAA
- a CDS encoding integron integrase, with product MSYAGEVAGVAGISAPRLMDQVRARLRLRHYSLRTERAYLAWIRRFILANDKRHPREMGAVEVERFLSLLATEGQVAAGTQNQALSALLFLYREVLGMQLPWMESMVRAKRPQRVPVVLSRDEVTRLLALLEGRQALMASLLYGSGLRLMECVRLRVKDVDFACNEICVRDGKGGKDRHVPLPARLRQNLCQQVERVRLIHKHDLMEGVGEVWLPHALARKYPSASRELGWQYVFPATRLSQDPRDGTWRRHHIDEASLQRAVKRARMRAAIVKPATCHTLRHSFATHLLESGHDIRTIQELLGHKDVTTTQIYTHVLNRGGLGVLSPLDH
- a CDS encoding DUF4262 domain-containing protein, with product MDTDEEKALADIFEYGCHVLHVLAEGNLPPFTYTVGVERTSSAPEIVVIGLKQPIAHSVVNEYNRRVRLGERFSPGQFASGFVGGFDCQFREVHRSHYHEYFGWDIWLYGGTEFRVLQLVYPTTDGIWPWDQEASKWFAAWQPLLDIEAAAVAR
- a CDS encoding DUF1801 domain-containing protein; the encoded protein is MSIDEQIKEYIATQPEPKRSDMKELHRIILNVMPKCRLWFLDGKDDSGKTVSNPNIGYGTQMIKNASGNAREFYQIGISANTTGISVYILGIEDRKYLAQAYGKDIGKAKVTGYCIKFKALSDIRIGALKAAIQYGIDQTTI